The following are from one region of the Mangifera indica cultivar Alphonso chromosome 14, CATAS_Mindica_2.1, whole genome shotgun sequence genome:
- the LOC123196557 gene encoding LOW QUALITY PROTEIN: seed biotin-containing protein SBP65-like (The sequence of the model RefSeq protein was modified relative to this genomic sequence to represent the inferred CDS: inserted 2 bases in 1 codon; deleted 1 base in 1 codon; substituted 1 base at 1 genomic stop codon), translated as MSSEKVRRDNTTHEREIHIEKDXVPKITSHFESLTVIVKDSENPHERSHDSGAKSGNAMAEVEKATDHEKDRDKESFADQTRRANMAGEKQAEDKRSGRGEQEKTIGLHGVGKFDISGRTNGHGNGRPSQGPSPGETNGHAIAGREKEKGRQMQVQEMGKKKKKHDHEMGRQIVSRNNPVTQIQSQAGSNRGQEVGTQMQDQAWGIQDKERSRQMQDQAHGREEEERSGQMQGQSEGHDRQQQPSLEQISKARATAQQNSAEALRAAEERYNQAKEEARRKLGSATEYAAEKGSQAKDTVLQGAQKTSHLFAEKGSQAKDTALETGKSAKEYTVPKAEQAKDYAIEKVTKAKETVVDTTKKAASYTGEKAAAAKDVTVESGKGAAEYAGKVAADVKDKPVVAGWSTAQXTTEKAVEGTAAVAKAAQYTTEKAVEGTKAAARAVQGVAGYAGHKAAEIVAKPLGAAKEVAVSTGETMKEYTARKKEEAERELEAKRSSGRQQDTERTRQGGDNEGEPKSHTEEPKEKVQDVARKTGSTIQETLQGGQEKRGKEGLEYGQDGRGVLKAIGETVMEIAQTTKDLVIGGRETDDEILGFESSQYKEQQKGVARRGQSN; from the exons ATGTCGTCTGAGAAAGTTCGCAGAGACAACACCACCCACGAACGTGAAATTCACATAGAGAAAGA AGTTCCAAAAATCACAAGTCACTTCGAGTCTTTGACTGTGATAGTGAAGGATTCAGAAAATCCTCATGAGCGATCGCATGATAGTGGAGCCAAGAGTGGTAATGCAATGGCTGAAGTTG AAAAGGCCACAGACCATGAAAAAGATCGAGATAAAGAGTCGTTTGCTGATCAAACAAGGAGAGCAAATATGGCTGGTGAGAAACAGGCAGAAGATAAAAGATCAGGAAGAGGAGAGCAGGAGAAGACAATAGGGCTTCATGGTGTAGGAAAATTTGATATAAGCG GAAGGACAAATGGGCACGGAAACGGAAGGCCGAGCCAGGGACCATCACCAGGAGAGACAAATGGGCACGCAATTGCAGGGCGGGAGAAGGAAAAAGGGAGACAAATGCAGGTCCAGGAAatgggcaaaaaaaaaaaaaagcatgacCACGAAATGGGCAGACAAATTGTCAGCAGAAACAATCCTGTGACACAAATTCAGAGCCAAGCCGGGAGCAACCGGGGCCAAGAAGTGGGCACTCAAATGCAGGACCAAGCCTGGGGTATCCAGGACAAAGAGAGGAGCAGGCAAATGCAGGACCAGGCCCATGGCCGCGAGGAGGAAGAGAGGAGTGGACAAATGCAAGGCCAATCTGAGGGTCACGATAGGCAGCAACAGCCTTCTCTTGAACAAATATCCAAGGCCAGAGCAACAGCGCAGCAGAACTCAGCTGAGGCTTTAAGGGCTGCGGAGGAGCGATACAATCAGGCGAAAGAAGAGGCCAGGCGAAAACTTGGTTCTGCAACGGAATATGCCGCTGAAAAGGGATCTCAAGCAAAGGACACCGTGCTTCAGGGTGCTCAGAAAACTTCACATCTCTTTGCAGAGAAAGGCAGTCAGGCCAAGGACACAGCTCTAGAGA CAGGCAAATCTGCCAAGGAATACACCGTTCCGAAAGCAGAACAAGCCAAAGATTATGCAATAGAAAAGGTTACGAAGGCAAAAGAAACGGTAGTTGATACTACCAAGAAGGCTGCAAGTTACACTGGAGAGAAGGCTGCGGCTGCAAAAGATGTGACAGTAGAGAGTGGCAAAGGGGCTGCTGAATATGCAGGGAAAGTAGCTGCAGATGTGAAGGACAAGCCTGTAGTGGCAGGCTGGAGCACCGCGCAATAAACAACTGAGAAAGCAGTGGAGGGGACTGCTGCAGTGGCAAAGGCAGCACAATACACGACAGAGAAAGCGGTGGAAGGGACAAAGGCGGCGGCGAGGGCTGTTCAAGGAGTTGCAGGGTATGCTGGTCACAAGGCAGCTGAGATAGTGGCCAAACCGCTGGGTGCTGCAAAAGAAGTTGCTGTCTCTACTGGTGAGACTATGAAAGAATATACTGCCAGGAAGAAGGAAGAGGCAGAGAGAGAACTTGAGGCTAAGAGGTCTTCTGGAAGACAGCAG GACACCGAGAGGACTCGCCAAGGAGGTGACAACGAAGGAGAACCAAAGTCCCACACAGAAGAACCAAAAGAGAAGGTGCAAGACGTCGCCAGAAAAACTGGAAGCACCATCCAGGAAACCCTTCAAGGAGGCCAAGAAAAACGAGGAAAAGAAGGCTTAGAGTATGGACAAGATGGAA GAGGAGTACTG AAGGCGATTGGCGAAACTGTAATGGAAATTGCCCAAACAACAAAAGACCTCGTCATTGGTGGCAGAGAGACTGACGATGAGATACTTGGTTTCGAGTCAAGCCAATATAAGGAGCAGCAGAAAGGAGTGGCTCGACGTGGACAGTCAAATTGA
- the LOC123196559 gene encoding adenylate-forming reductase 06235-like, translating into MEHSKPKNIIRFASCRGVAFELNPYKENPFAIPDPSSRKEQEGKLDWLPWIGTSGSFRRSLSRPSSHFCDLEFEDLEIDGQELYIAEDPEKQDASIVVAAVSAKKPPPKQKDTRLSVILLDQGLFTVYKRLFMVCLTFNVLALTLAATGHFKYAKPKATVFSIGNLLASTLCRSEALLRVVFWLAVKLLGRRWIPLRVKTTVTAFLQSLGGIHSGCGVSSIAWLVYALVLTLKDKENTSPLIITLACLILSLICLSSMVWFFISASITYEPASKTYNSSVTKITKEQEFWFTLAITIVIIIPWLTVRRVPVNASSPSGHASIIKFEGGIQAGLLARISPSPLSEWHAFGIISDGMKEHIVLAGAVGDFTKSMVSNPPSHLWVRMHFAGLPYLINMYQRVQVVATGSGICVFLSFLLQSNSADEIKQMVEGYPKDKAIIHDTAILGRPNVAEMSVNAAKNWKAEVVIVTSNPEGSRDIVNACKGAGIPAFGPIWDS; encoded by the exons ATGGAACACTCAAAACCAAAGAATATTATCAGATTTGCTAGTTGTCGCGGTGTAGCCTTTGAGCTCAATCCCTACAAAGAAAACCCATTTGCCATTCCGGATCCTTCTTCACGGAAGGAGCAAGAGGGAAAGTTAGATTGGCTTCCATGGATTGGAACCTCTGGTTCATTCAGGAGGAGTTTGAGTCGTCCAAGCAGTCATTTCTGTGACCTTGAGTTCGAAGACTTGGAAATTGATGGGCAAGAGTTATATATTGCAGAGGACCCCGAAAAGCAAGATGCGTCTATCGTAGTTGCTGCAGTTAGTGCAAAAAAGCCACCGCCAAAACAAAAGGATACAAGATTGTCAGTTATACTGCTTGATCAAGGGCTGTTCACGGTGTACAAGCGACTGTTTATGGTTTGCTTGACCTTCAATGTTCTTGCATTAACGCTAGCAGCCACTGGTCACTTCAAGTATGCTAAACCAAAGGCTACGGTTTTCTCCATTGGAAATCTTCTGGCTTCAACACTCTGTCGAAGTGAGGCCTTACTGCGAGTGGTCTTCTGGTTAGCTGTGAAGTTGTTGGGCAGGCGTTGGATACCTCTTCGGGTTAAAACAACTGTAACTGCCTTCCTTCAAAGCCTTGGGGGAATACACAGCGGCTGCGGAGTTTCTTCCATAGCTTGGCTTGTGTATGCTCTTGTGCTTACCTTGAAGGACAAAGAAAACACTTCCCCACTCATCATAACCCTGGCTTGCTTAATCCTCTCTCTTATTTGCCTTTCTTCCATGG TTTGGTTCTTCATTTCTGCTTCAATAACTTACGAACCTGCTTCAAAAACCTATAATTCAAGCGTCACAAAGATCACTAAGGAGCAAGAATTCTGGTTCACTTTAGCCATAACTATTGTCATAATCATCCCATGGTTAACAGTGAGACGCGTTCCAGTAAACGCATCATCTCCTTCAGGTCATGCTTCGATCATAAAGTTTGAAGGAGGGATCCAAGCGGGGCTGCTGGCTAGAATTAGCCCATCACCATTATCAGAATGGCATGCCTTTGGAATCATATCTGATGGAATGAAAGAGCACATCGTATTGGCTGGTGCAGTTGGTGACTTCACCAAGTCCATGGTCTCTAATCCGCCAAGCCATTTGTGGGTTCGAATGCACTTTGCAGGCTTGccttatctaataaatatgtatCAAAGGGTACAGGTGGTGGCCACAGGGTCCGGTATTTGTGTCTTCTTATCATTTCTCCTGCAGTCGAACTCGGCAGAT GAAATAAAGCAAATGGTGGAAGGATATCCAAAGGACAAAGCTATTATTCATGACACAGCAATCTTGGGGCGGCCAAATGTAGCTGAGATGAGTGTAAATGCTGCGAAGAATTGGAAGGCCGAAGTGGTTATCGTAACAAGTAATCCTGAAGGCAGTAGAGATATAGTGAATGCATGCAAGGGGGCTGGAATACCTGCATTCGGCCCTATCTGGGATTCCTAG
- the LOC123195835 gene encoding signaling peptide TAXIMIN 1, translated as MCCGDDCRPLGFLLGLPFAFLSLLISIVGIVIWIVGLLLTCICPCCLCVTVIVELALELVKAPIHVMGWFTSQIPC; from the exons ATGTGCTGCGGAGACGATTGTAGGCCGCTGGGCTTTCTCTTGGGCCTTCCCTTTGCCTTTCTCTCCCTCCTCATCTCAATCGTCGGCATCGTCATTTGGATCGTTGG GTTGTTGTTGACTTGCATATGTCCATGTTGTTTGTGCGTTACAGTAATAGTGGAACTTGCTCTTGAGTTGGTCAAAGCTCCTATTCATGTAATGGGATGGTTCACTTCGCAAATCCCCTGTTAA